One region of Pleuronectes platessa chromosome 18, fPlePla1.1, whole genome shotgun sequence genomic DNA includes:
- the si:dkey-154b15.1 gene encoding uncharacterized protein si:dkey-154b15.1, producing the protein MDFPVEAKVHLEEFRDDTKVRELLRSHDFQVEDLSRDLVLVKGSFLKLKAVKVRLEELRQNQTEAPPRPASPVSSGAGSRHDPDVRPKSAGERGRLDSRGGSLHTRPSSPHTSAPRVSDPSRPHQNSSPLRAAASPGAREAFRPRSEVLLVEADVFRYAEQVRKKDVDMILENHNVKMSVDKVSDSAEVTLLGKNARMAAGKLQSIFNDLSKSLRTQEVPLRDLDREGKAFLEKIRRRNNVIDSVLVCEMRDRLHLIGSSTRSFEVKQKLLGRSVEPSGRAGRTLGRSSGRRSSSLPPVNRQSTDTRGVAYSSPAGAAGYSPSNYQDDKQEGAKPVRAAGARPPSGASSRRSSSTSRLKGREEKPPDVNRETVKRSKPPGIKLQLVNIKAIDQMIKRTKKKLGI; encoded by the coding sequence atGGATTTCCCCGTGGAGGCGAAGGTCCATCTGGAGGAATTCCGAGATGACACGAAGGTTCGAGAGCTCCTCCGGTCCCACGACTTCCAGGTGGAAGATCTGAGCAGAGACCTGGTTCTGGTCAAGGGTTCGTTTCTGAAGCTCAAAGCTGTAAAGGTCCGTTTGGAGGAACTCCGACAGAACCAGACCGAGGCCCCCCCGCGCCCGGCCTCGCCCGTCTCCTCTGGAGCCGGTTCCAGACACGACCCTGACGTCCGACCAAAATCAGCTGGCGAGAGGGGCAGGTTAGATTCCCGTGGCGGGTCACTGCACACTCGCCCGTCCTCCCCCCACACCTCTGCACCCCGGGTGTCAGACCCGTCCCGCCCTCATCAGAACTCTTCACCGCTCAGAGCTGCTGCCTCTCCAGGAGCCCGTGAGGCGTTCAGGCCCAGAAGTGAGGTGCTGCTTGTGGAAGCAGATGTGTTCAGGTACGCAGAGCAGGTCAGGAAAAAAGACGTTGACATGATCCTTGAGAATCACAACGTTAAAATGAGCGTGGACAAAGTTTCTGATAGCGCCGAGGTCACGTTACTGGGGAAGAATGCAAGGATGGCCGCCGGGAAACTGCAGAGCATCTTCAATGATCTCAGCAAATCACTGCGCACGCAGGAAGTTCCTCTGAGGGACCTGGATCGGGAAGGCAAAGCTTTTTTAGAAAAGATTCGCCGGAGGAACAACGTTATAGATTCCGTGCTCGTGTGTGAGATGAGGGACAGACTCCACCTCATCGGGTCGTCCACCAGGAGCTTCGAGGTGAAGCAGAAGCTGCTGGGGAGGTCGGTGGAGCCGTCGGGACGAGCAGGGAGGACATTGGGCAGAAGCTccgggaggaggagcagctcccTGCCGCCAGTCAACAGACAGAGCACAGACACACGAGGCGTCGCTTATTCTtctcctgctggagctgcaggttACTCCCCCTCGAATTACCAGGATGATAAACAGGAAGGGGCCAAACCCGTGAGGGCGGCGGGAGCTCGTCCTCCGAGTGGAGCTTCAAGCAGACGGAGCTCCTCCACGTCGCGGCTAAAAGGACGAGAAGAAAAACCTCCTGACGTCAATCGAGAGACGGTTAAAAGAAGCAAACCTCCCGGCATCAAGCTGCAACTCGTCAATATAAAAGCTATAGATCAAATGATCAAACGCACAAAGAAGAAATTAGGAATCTGA